A window of Argopecten irradians isolate NY chromosome 1, Ai_NY, whole genome shotgun sequence contains these coding sequences:
- the LOC138321997 gene encoding protein dachsous-like, protein MDIRSTVSLVPDTGDFLATVSNPLSVVTVMKTDNIVYINPVRLTLIVSSILSDGSTITDHSEVNILPNITSVETKEITLAEGTRRGSFLTEVPGLNKYTSPSGLVYRLIGEYSDYFSVDANGDIFCTKTISFVDMGKTGVIYAFFTELDVSMTITAGDTRHVAKLLILVVRDDFSREVSEISPENTNVGNFRQDASVNPFVLELIDTSTQSDLFRYFQFDTQSGDLKRSSGILDFSNTNNREFIFEIRISWKPATTFIRIPGQITVVDANNKKPVFVDKNPVFTVISGSPSGTYIGSVEATDEDTVGTVSYHIKDAEYAKVFEISEDNGVITAIQAITTSHLGDSVTFTVDASDGVATVVCHIVVDILKLSNENANLNLIFNGTLEEELNPPNVVANVSVQNYTNFKFMTTRDNEYFRLNPTSGLVTSKQKLDRENLPSVFRDNKVTFGIQANLDDEDSCTITIMGDLTITVTDINDNPPCFDHAESCISTFKGSVMENMTVPQQVTFSDAGVIKVSDKDEIDHGHLTVTLEPRGIFNLKIVNDVVTISAEKVLDREQTNEYRISLHVRDTGDQNATATLSIIVQDTNDNPPVFTKDFYEYSIKEDTHHGTEVGKVKATDLDIGQNAEIRYSVYSSYFSIDEITGMITTRGHLDRESIASFNITLLARDNGYPRHTATATVSILILDVNDNNPVFTQNEYRFKVPENNFSNVSIGSVSASDQDTGNNSAIIFSIFPKFPAFNVNKNGEIFSNNSLDHEETPKIEFTVTATDNGNPSRSSTTHVVIEVEDVNDNPPRFKSNVTMVNVTANDFNSPKLVALLEVTDKDTGDNGQFNLFLCQEYKRYFTITDAGAVSTTQQTPEHLHDVCEVKATDKGNPPMSSHAFIQFYLDTTGGDTGVTFNSSNFILTVPEVHDDSTTIGKLWIKNNKTSNLSFTLISSVDGQIADNTLMTSNASFHLDRRSGEVMKSGILDREAKDLYTFLASVQENNDEDLTLVTIHVEDVNEPPKFVTRLKQFDVNEDVLNHMISRTGSKMAEDDDLGDNGTLVFTITNQEPKQGDELNFEVNVTNGYISVVRALDYETAKQYNITMEVRDKGRPPLRTTRTFEVLVNDVNDNPPTFVNASGGDEACLYNVDVFENVTVDSVVFDFEIEDKDGKTNFRVSRLGILNTDACPLKPASDTYGYPTMSVLSKELLDYESQQEYDCLMTVANKEPKYSSNCSVHLFVKDVNDNHPQTHGPYVVNVTNGKVGDIVLQINATDADTDENARLSYGFANKTESTTFFGIREDTGELTITKDLFQFTLAQAVLEVNVSDSGLPPLTNITSVTINIISNNTQPWFQGDGECSGTQVPYPKYQHDIVEVFGEINDERTIDNELLAITACDKEDGDFVTCNCSYEIVGGNTGHYFEIDVNTGMIQQIRPVDREKNPYFELEITATDHGEPARQSRNTALLNITVKDLDDNWPSFNQTLFAFRVSNNRAIGDDVGYVRAIDPDFGVNGSATYSVMQDDSSFTYNETSGYFQVSEPLTNLTGESFDIALSAVGVTTTNFRNFTFVKFTVYFDDPNKQAPEFNRSIFKGTFPYSAKKGRHIGTYIAVDNDTGIYGDVTYHLENNFWDTFIVDENSGSVSLLNDVINAIPFYIKAVNLTIVATDGGNPPKSGSCIIHFDLTGDGNVECSNRPDRNTGSNEESLYKTPMYAVIAVASCLLLLLVIGFLVMFSRNRNIKSKYIMSKNRLSTLENIPYGEKEDKYQRLSKNRSSGEYNRAFDYKLEDKYRYQKEDYDQLDEYDRAYDPEPDYDTTGI, encoded by the exons ATGGATATACGAAGCACTGTATCTCTGGTACCAGATACCGGTGACTTTCTTGCCACTGTGTCAAATCCATTGTCTGTAGTAACAGTAATGAAAACCGACAACATAGTTTACATCAATCCTGTACGTCTGACTTTGATCGTTTCCTCCATTTTATCTGACGGTTCGACAATAACAGATCATTCTGAAGTGAATATACTTCCTAACATTACGTCTGTGGAAACCAAAGAAATCACGCTAGCCGAAGGAACAAGGCGCGGAAGTTTCTTGACTGAGGTCCCAGGACTCAATAAATACACTAGTCCTAGTGGACTGGTCTATAGACTTATAGGCGAATACAGTGACTACTTCAGTGTGGACGCCAATGGGGACATTTTCTGTACAAAAACCATTTCATTTGTAGACATGGGGAAGACAGGTGTTATATATGCCTTCTTCACAGAATTAGATGTTAGTATGACTATCACGGCTGGTGACACAAGACATGTTGCAAAGCTATTGATTCTGGTTGTGCGAGATGATTTCAGTCGAGAAGTTTCAGAAATCAGTCCAGAAAACACAAATGTGGGGAATTTCCGTCAGGATGCTTCAGTCAATCCGTTTGTTTTAGAGCTCATTGATACTTCTACACAATCTGACTTGTTTAGATACTTTCAGTTCGATACCCAATCAGGTGACTTAAAAAGATCTTCGGGTATTCTTGACTTTTCAAATACCAACAACAGAGAGTTTATATTTGAAATCCGTATAAGTTGGAAACCAGCAACAACCTTTATAAGGATACCAGGTCAAATAACGGTGGTAGATGCCAACAACAAAAAACCTGTATTCGTCGATAAGAATCCCGTTTTTACGGTGATATCAGGGTCACCATCCGGGACATACATAGGTTCTGTAGAAGCTACAGACGAGGATACTGTAGGTACAGTTAGCTATCATATAAAGGATGCTGAGTACGCCAAAGTGTTTGAGATATCCGAGGACAATGGCGTCATCACTGCCATACAGGCTATCACTACATCACATCTTGGAGACAGCGTCACCTTCACCGTAGACGCCAGTGACGGGGTTGCAACAGTAGTGTGCCATATAGTGGTTGATATTCTGAAGCTGAGCAATGAAAACGCTAACCTCAATCTTATCTTCAACGGGACATTGGAAGAAGAGCTTAATCCACCTAATGTTGTTGCCAACGTCTCCGTCCAGAACTATACTAACTTTAAATTCATGACAACGAGGGATAACGAATACTTTAGATTGAATCCAACATCT ggATTAGTGACGTCTAAACAAAAACTCGATAGAGAGAATCTTCCTAGCGTTTTCCGTGATAACAAAGTAACCTTCGGAATCCAAGCCAATTTAGACGATGAGGATTCGTGCACAATCACG ATAATGGGCGATCTTACCATCACAGTCACAGATATAAATGATAACCCGCCATGCTTTGATCACGCTGAATCTTGTATAAGCACTTTCAAAGGTAGTGTGATGGAAAACATGACCGTACCTCAGCAAGTCACATTC TCTGATGCTGGAGTAATAAAAGTGTCCGACAAAGACGAGATAGATCATGGTCATCTGACAGTGACACTAGAACCCAGAGGTATCTTTAATCTAAAGATTGTTAACGATGTTGTGACGATTTCCGCTGAAAAAGTCCTTGACCGAGAGCAAACAAATGAATATAGAATAAGTCTCCATGTGCGAGATACTGGTGACCAAAACGCCACTGCTACTCTGTCAATCATAGTCCAGGACACAAATGATAATCCTCCGGTGTTCACAAAAGATTTTTACGAATACAGCATAAAGGAGGACACACACCACGGAACAGAGGTTGGGAAGGTCAAAGCTACAGACTTGGACATTGGTCAAAACGCGGAGATTCGCTATTCGGTATACAGCAGTTATTTTAGCATTGACGAGATCACTGGGATGATAACAACACGAGGACATCTTGATCGAGAATCCATCGCCAGCTTTAATATTACTTTATTAGCCAGAGACAATGGTTACCCACGCCATACGGCAACCGCGACAGTATCGATACTGATTCTAGATGTTAATGACAATAATCCAGTTTTTACACAAAACGAGTACAGATTCAAAGTACCGGAAAACAACTTCTCCAACGTTTCCATTGGCTCAGTCAGTGCATCCGACCAGGATACCGGGAATAACAGCGCAATCATATTTAGTATTTTCCCTAAATTTCCAGCgtttaatgtaaacaaaaatggaGAAATATTCTCCAATAATAGTCTAGACCACGAGGAAACCCCGAAAATAGAGTTTACTGTTACAGCTACAGATAATGGCAATCCCAGCAGAAGCTCTACAACTCATGTTGTGATTGAAGTAGAAGATGTAAACGACAATCCACCTCGATTTAAAAGTAATGTTACGATGGTGAACGTTACTGCAAACGATTTTAATTCTCCAAAACTCGTTGCATTGTTAGAAGTGACAGATAAGGATACTGGGGATAACGGGCAATTCAATCTCTTCTTATGTCAGGAATACAAGAGGTACTTCACGATCACTGATGCTGGCGCGGTCTCAACAACTCAACAAACACCAGAACATCTTCATGATGTATGTGAAGTGAAAGCCACAGATAAAGGAAACCCACCTATGTCGTCACATGCGTTTATCCAGTTCTACCTCGACACCACAGGAGGTGACACAGGAGTGACATTTAACAGCAGTAACTTCATCTTAACAGTTCCGGAAGTGCATGATGATAGTACAACGATCGGCAAACTTTGGATTAAGAATAATAAGACATCAAATTTAAGTTTTACATTAATCAGCTCAGTTGATGGGCAAATTGCTGACAATACTCTAATGACTTCAAATGCATCATTTCATCTTGATCGTCGAAGCGGAGAAGTCATGAAGAGTGGGATCCTTGACAGAGAGGCCAAGGATTTATACACATTTCTAGCGTCCGTTCAAGAAAACAACGATGAGGATTTAACACTg GTTACTATCCACGTTGAAGATGTGAACGAGCCCCCAAAATTCGTGACCAGACTGAAACAGTTCGACGTTAACGAAGACGTACTAAACCACATGATTTCAAGAACAGGATCGAAAATGGCGGAGGATGATGACCTCGGCGATAATGGCACATTGGTGTTCACTATAACGAACCAGGAACCGAAACAAG GTGACGAGTTAAATTTTGAGGTGAACGTAACCAACGGTTATATATCAGTGGTGCGCGCTCTAGACTACGAGACCGCGAAacaatacaacatcacaatggaG GTGCGGGATAAAGGACGTCCACCACTGAGAACAACACGAACATTTGAAGTTTTAGTTAACGATGTCAATGACAACCCCCCTACATTCGTTAACGCAAGCGGTGGTGATGAGGCCTGTTTATATAACGTCGATGTGTTTGAGAATGTTACTGTAGATAGTGTT GTATTTGACTTTGAAATAGAAGATAAGGATGGGAAAACGAACTTCAGAGTGAGTCGTCTGGGTATACTCAACACAGATGCTTGTCCACTGAAGCCAG CATCCGATACTTATGGATATCCCACCATGAGTGTTTTGAGTAAAGAACTTCTCGATTACGAGTCGCAGCAAGAATATGACTGTCTGATGACGGTGGCGAATAAAGAGCCCAAATATTCTAGCAACTGTTCAGTACACCTATTTGTCAAGGATGTAAACGACAACCACCCACAAACTCACGGCCCCTACGTTGTCAACGTCACCAATGGGAAGGTCGGCGATATCGTGCTCCAGATAAACGCGACAGATGCGGACACTGATGAAAATGCACGGCTTTCGTACGGATTTGCTAATAAGACAg AGTCGACAACTTTTTTTGGAATACGTGAAGATACCGGAGAATTAACCATTACCAAGGACCTGTTCCAATTTACGTTAGCCCAGGCAGTTCTTGAAGTGAACGTATCCGACAGCGGTTTACCTCCATTGACAAATATCACCTCG GTAACCATCAATATTATCAGCAATAACACACAGCCATGGTTCCAAGGGGACGGTGAGTGTAGCGGTACACAAGTCCCATACCCGAAATATCAGCATGATATAGTAGAGGTCTTCGGGGAGATCAATG ATGAgagaactatagataatgagcTGCTAGCTATCACAGCATGTGATAAAGAAGACGGGGACTTTGTGACATGTAACTGCTCATATGAGATCGTCGGGGGTAATACCGGGC attaTTTTGAAATCGACGTGAATACTGGTATGATTCAACAGATAAGACCAGTTGATAGAGAGAAGAATCCTTACTTTGAGCTGGAAATAACCGCCACAGACCACGGCGAACCCGCGCGACAATCCCGGAATACGGCACTTCTAAATATAACGGTTAAGGACCTGGACGATAACTGGCCTTCGTTTAATCAAACCCTATTTGCATTCCGAGTATCAAAT AATCGCGCTATCGGAGATGATGTGGGGTATGTCAGAGCTATAGATCCAGATTTCGGAGTAAATGGTAGTGCGACCTACAGTGTGATGCAAGATGACAGTTCATTTACCTATAATGAAACATCTGGATATTTCCAAGTCTCGGAACCTCTAACAAACCTCACCGGCGAGTCGTTTGAT ATTGCATTGTCAGCTGTAGGAGTAACGACAACAAACTTCCGAAATTTCACTTTTGTAAAATTCACTGTCTACTTCGACGATCCTAATAAACAGGCGCCGGAATTTAATCGAA GTATCTTTAAAGGCACGTTTCCTTATAGTGCCAAAAAAGGCCGACATATCGGGACATACATAGCTGTGGACAACGACACTGGGATATATGGTGATGTAACATACCACTTAGAGAACAACTTCTGG GACACGTTTATAGTTGATGAAAATAGCGGCAGCGTATCCCTTTTGAATGACGTTATCAACGCTATACCCTTTTATATAAAAGCTGTGAATCTCACAATAGTGGCTACAGATGGAGGGAATCCGCCAAAATCAGG TTCGTGCATTATCCACTTTGACTTGACGGGTGATGGAAACGTAGAGTGTTCCAATAGACCTGATAGGAATACAGGCAGTAATGAAGAATCACTGTATAAAACTCCTATGTATGCAGTGATAGCGGTCGCTTCCTGTCTGTTACTGCTTCTCGTCATTGGATTTCTAGTTATGTTCTCCAG AAATCggaatatcaaaagtaaatatataatgtcTAAGAACCGATTGTCAACACTAGAGAATATTCCGTATGGAGAGAAGGAGGACAAATATCAACGGCTCAGTAAGAAC AGATCTAGCGGAGAGTACAACAGAGCATTTGATTATAAATT AGAAGATAAATACAGATACCAAAAGGAGGACTATGACCAGTTAGACGAGTATGACCGTGCTTACGACCCGGAGCCTGATTATGACACGACTGGAATATAG